A single Oleidesulfovibrio alaskensis DSM 16109 DNA region contains:
- a CDS encoding ATP-binding protein → MSQLQDEIILFAPDDAHEAPRQSAGGAWDILVVDDDEAVHAVTRMVLQHLVFDERSIRLDHAGSAAGAEEKLRRNTYALVLLDVVMETDNAGLELVRCIRDLPALAETRIVLCTGHPGQAPEERIMMDYDIDDYRDKSGLTSQRLKTAVFSALRSHQRLCENRDQRLELARSRNRLQALMGALPSAIVGISAGGHIILWNPAAERLSGLPEGEVTGRDFTQPLEQLSVDAALLHRVMQDGETYTRLRERVTLPQGTTIVRDLHIHPVPQAGGAVVRLDDVSVRDRMENLMVQSEKMLSLGSMAAGMAHELNNPLGAVLQGVDTVRRRLDGALPANVRAAHETGLTLAALGRYMEQRRILYFLDGIEHAGRRAAVIVRDMLDFSRQSGEKQPADVHRLIAAALELAEKSYDLHDAWDFRNVQVERCFASSLPQIPCAAQEIEQVLLNLFHNAAQAMTPEVMQNRTPRLCIRTAALETGVCIEVEDNGPGIPEDISKRVFDPFFTTKPPGKGTGLGLSVSFHIVVDRHGGEFHMISPESGGACFRILLPYTAGRGAGAQQQAC, encoded by the coding sequence ATGAGCCAGCTACAAGATGAAATCATCCTTTTTGCCCCCGATGACGCACATGAGGCACCGCGGCAGTCCGCCGGCGGTGCATGGGATATCCTTGTGGTGGATGACGACGAGGCTGTCCATGCGGTGACCCGCATGGTGCTGCAGCATCTGGTGTTTGACGAGCGCAGCATACGGCTTGATCATGCCGGCAGTGCGGCCGGTGCGGAAGAGAAGCTCCGCCGGAACACCTATGCTCTGGTTCTTCTTGATGTGGTGATGGAGACCGATAACGCCGGACTGGAGCTTGTGCGCTGCATCCGTGATCTTCCGGCCCTTGCGGAGACAAGAATAGTGCTCTGCACCGGGCATCCGGGACAGGCGCCGGAAGAGCGCATCATGATGGATTACGACATAGATGATTACCGCGACAAAAGCGGACTGACGTCGCAGCGGCTCAAGACTGCCGTGTTTTCCGCTCTGCGCAGTCATCAGCGGCTGTGCGAGAACAGAGACCAGCGGCTGGAGCTGGCCCGCAGCCGCAACCGCCTGCAGGCCCTCATGGGGGCGCTGCCTTCGGCCATTGTGGGGATAAGCGCCGGGGGGCACATCATCTTGTGGAATCCTGCGGCGGAACGGCTTTCCGGTCTGCCCGAGGGCGAAGTGACCGGCCGTGACTTTACGCAGCCGCTTGAGCAGCTGTCCGTAGATGCTGCTCTGCTGCACCGCGTCATGCAGGACGGCGAAACCTACACGCGCCTGCGCGAACGGGTGACTCTGCCGCAGGGCACAACCATCGTGCGGGACCTGCATATCCACCCCGTGCCGCAGGCAGGGGGTGCGGTTGTGCGGCTGGACGATGTTTCGGTGCGTGACCGTATGGAAAACCTGATGGTGCAGAGCGAAAAAATGCTCTCGCTGGGCAGCATGGCCGCAGGTATGGCGCATGAACTGAACAATCCACTGGGGGCAGTGCTGCAGGGGGTGGATACCGTGCGCCGCAGACTGGACGGCGCTCTGCCCGCCAACGTGCGGGCCGCGCACGAAACGGGTCTTACGCTGGCCGCTCTGGGACGTTACATGGAACAGCGCAGGATTCTGTATTTTTTGGACGGCATAGAACATGCCGGACGCCGTGCCGCCGTCATTGTGCGTGATATGCTGGATTTCAGCCGCCAGAGCGGTGAAAAACAGCCCGCAGACGTGCACCGGCTTATTGCTGCCGCGCTGGAACTGGCCGAAAAAAGTTATGATCTGCACGACGCATGGGATTTCCGCAATGTGCAGGTGGAGCGCTGTTTCGCGTCGTCGCTGCCGCAGATTCCCTGCGCTGCGCAGGAAATTGAACAGGTGCTGCTGAACCTGTTTCACAACGCCGCGCAGGCCATGACTCCCGAAGTCATGCAGAACAGAACCCCGCGGCTGTGCATCCGCACGGCTGCTCTGGAGACGGGCGTGTGCATAGAAGTGGAAGACAACGGGCCGGGAATCCCCGAAGACATCTCAAAACGGGTGTTTGATCCGTTTTTTACCACCAAGCCGCCGGGCAAAGGTACCGGACTGGGCCTCTCAGTTTCCTTTCATATCGTGGTGGACCGCCACGGTGGAGAGTTTCATATGATTTCTCCGGAATCGGGCGGAGCCTGCTTCCGCATACTGCTGCCGTACACAGCCGGCCGTGGCGCGGGGGCACAGCAGCAGGCCTGTTGA
- a CDS encoding acetate uptake transporter — MEHKLANPAPLGLMGFGMTTILLNIHNAGFFPIGSMILAMGFFYGGIAQIIAGIMEFKKGNTFGLTAFTSYGLFWLTLVVLIVLPKTGLAEPAPHAFMGWYLFLWGVFTLFMYLGTREGSPVLRFVFLSLTVLFMLLAVRDWTGSETIGTIAGFEGIICGASAFYLAMAEVLHEVRGRKILPY, encoded by the coding sequence ATGGAGCACAAGCTTGCCAATCCGGCCCCTCTCGGGCTTATGGGGTTCGGAATGACAACAATTCTGCTGAACATCCACAATGCAGGATTTTTCCCCATCGGTTCCATGATTCTGGCCATGGGCTTTTTCTACGGGGGCATAGCCCAGATCATCGCGGGCATCATGGAATTTAAAAAAGGCAATACCTTCGGGCTTACTGCCTTCACTTCCTACGGACTTTTCTGGCTCACGCTGGTGGTACTCATCGTACTGCCCAAAACAGGGCTTGCCGAACCGGCACCCCACGCCTTCATGGGCTGGTATCTTTTCCTGTGGGGAGTCTTCACGCTGTTCATGTACCTCGGCACGCGTGAAGGTTCGCCGGTGCTGCGCTTTGTATTCCTTTCGCTGACGGTGCTGTTCATGCTGCTTGCCGTGCGCGACTGGACCGGCAGTGAAACCATAGGCACCATTGCCGGTTTTGAGGGCATCATCTGCGGCGCAAGCGCCTTTTATCTGGCCATGGCCGAAGTGCTGCACGAAGTACGCGGCCGCAAGATTCTTCCTTACTAA
- a CDS encoding SDR family oxidoreductase: MDNSETASAGRAAAHGPGTVLVLGASGYVGGRLVPLLLEKGWHVRAAGRSAEKLRCRPWAAHPACSITEADARDAGSLLQAMRGCEAAYYLVHSMSPGGRGFEGADRQAACAMVEAANASAAEATAADGGSGLRRIIYLSGLVPDDPQLSAHLRSRAEVARILALGRVPVTTLRAAQILGSGSASFEILRYLADRLPVMITPRWVRTQTQPIAVSDVLAYLAGCLEHPETTGRTYDIGGPDILSYTELFALYADVAGLRRRVIIPVPFLSPALSAHWLNVVTPVPRALAAPLVEGLRNRVVCAENSIRDVIPLQLTDCRTAISMALDKVRQHAVATCWTDAGAITRPEWLAEGDAPYAGGTVLQDGYSMRVAASPEAVWEPVRRIGGETGWYYDDWLWRLRGLLDKLAGGVGARRGRRHPVDLRVGDALDFWRVLSVRHAEHLLLLAEMKVPGEAMLEIRVVPVGAQTELRMRAWFLPRGLWGLAYWYLVYPLHGLVFKGMLRALGRKAGADGSAPVRKLPPEDPAACRLPTDGGSAR; encoded by the coding sequence ATGGATAACAGTGAGACAGCATCTGCAGGACGTGCGGCCGCACATGGTCCGGGAACAGTGCTTGTGCTGGGGGCGTCGGGCTATGTGGGGGGGCGCCTTGTTCCCCTGCTGCTGGAAAAAGGATGGCATGTGCGTGCCGCCGGGCGTTCCGCGGAAAAGCTGCGCTGCCGCCCGTGGGCGGCACATCCGGCGTGCAGCATAACCGAGGCTGATGCACGGGATGCGGGTTCGCTGCTGCAGGCCATGCGCGGCTGCGAGGCAGCGTACTATCTGGTGCATTCCATGTCGCCGGGGGGCAGGGGGTTCGAGGGGGCGGACAGGCAGGCCGCCTGTGCCATGGTGGAGGCCGCCAACGCCAGTGCCGCGGAAGCAACCGCGGCGGACGGCGGGTCCGGTTTGCGGCGTATAATCTATCTGAGCGGGCTGGTGCCGGATGATCCGCAACTCAGTGCGCATCTGCGTTCGCGGGCGGAAGTTGCCCGTATTCTCGCGCTGGGCAGGGTGCCTGTGACAACTCTGCGCGCCGCCCAGATTCTGGGTTCCGGCAGTGCCTCGTTTGAGATTCTGCGCTATCTTGCCGACAGACTGCCCGTGATGATCACTCCCCGCTGGGTGCGCACGCAGACTCAGCCCATAGCTGTGTCCGACGTGCTTGCCTATCTGGCAGGGTGCCTTGAGCATCCCGAAACCACGGGGCGTACATATGATATCGGCGGGCCGGACATCCTCAGCTATACGGAATTATTCGCTCTGTATGCCGATGTGGCGGGGCTGCGGCGGCGGGTGATTATTCCCGTGCCGTTTCTTTCACCCGCACTGAGCGCACACTGGCTCAATGTGGTCACGCCGGTTCCGCGCGCACTGGCTGCGCCGCTGGTTGAGGGGTTGCGCAACAGGGTGGTCTGCGCCGAAAATTCCATCCGTGATGTCATTCCGCTGCAGCTTACTGACTGCCGTACGGCCATAAGTATGGCTCTGGACAAGGTACGCCAGCATGCCGTGGCCACCTGCTGGACCGACGCCGGAGCCATCACCCGCCCCGAATGGCTGGCGGAAGGCGATGCCCCCTATGCCGGAGGCACCGTGCTGCAGGACGGTTATTCCATGCGTGTTGCCGCTTCGCCGGAAGCCGTGTGGGAGCCGGTGCGCCGTATAGGGGGCGAAACCGGCTGGTATTACGATGACTGGCTGTGGCGGCTGCGCGGGCTGCTGGACAAGCTGGCGGGCGGTGTGGGCGCGCGCAGGGGCCGCCGGCATCCCGTGGATCTGCGTGTGGGGGATGCGCTGGATTTCTGGCGGGTTCTTTCCGTACGGCATGCGGAGCATCTGCTGCTGCTGGCCGAAATGAAAGTCCCCGGCGAAGCCATGCTTGAAATCCGTGTGGTGCCCGTTGGCGCGCAGACAGAGCTGCGGATGCGTGCATGGTTTTTACCGCGCGGTCTGTGGGGACTGGCTTACTGGTATCTGGTGTACCCGCTGCACGGGCTGGTGTTCAAAGGAATGCTGCGTGCGCTGGGTCGCAAGGCCGGAGCCGACGGAAGCGCGCCGGTGCGTAAACTGCCGCCGGAAGACCCCGCGGCGTGCAGGCTGCCGACGGACGGCGGAAGCGCCCGCTGA
- a CDS encoding RrF2 family transcriptional regulator: MKLSARTRYAARLLLDLAQHATDAPRTASALSEQTGVSVQFIEQIIKPLKKAKLINSVRGAAGGHMLSRAPSEITLAQIVDVMEGGIRLTDCCTDNELCTRTPTCKTRVAWLRISEVLERELNSITLEDLMSGEHLFNICGSDEGLDVRLEDLPEQEESEDCGVCGGGI, translated from the coding sequence ATGAAGCTTTCAGCCCGCACCCGCTATGCAGCCAGACTGCTGCTGGATCTGGCCCAGCACGCCACGGACGCACCCCGTACCGCGTCTGCTCTTTCCGAACAGACAGGGGTTTCCGTTCAATTCATCGAACAGATCATCAAACCGCTCAAAAAAGCAAAACTTATCAACAGCGTCCGGGGGGCTGCAGGCGGGCATATGCTTAGCCGCGCGCCCTCTGAAATAACACTGGCCCAGATAGTCGATGTGATGGAAGGCGGCATACGCCTGACAGACTGCTGTACCGACAACGAGCTGTGTACACGCACGCCCACCTGCAAAACGCGGGTGGCGTGGCTGCGCATTTCCGAGGTTCTTGAACGCGAGCTAAACTCCATCACTCTGGAAGACCTCATGTCCGGCGAACACCTGTTCAATATCTGCGGTTCTGACGAAGGGCTGGATGTCCGGCTGGAAGACCTGCCCGAACAGGAAGAATCGGAAGACTGCGGCGTTTGCGGCGGCGGCATCTGA
- a CDS encoding substrate-binding domain-containing protein gives MRKLLLVLALVMSLTGVAYAEAPVLMMATTTSTDNTGLLDDLAPQFTKDTGIELRWTAVGTGKALKMGENCDVDILLVHAPAAEKAFVDAGFGTARTQLMYNDFVIIGPAADPAGVKGMTVAAALGKIAADNAVFVSRGDNSGTHKMEKSLWKQIEGPSPEKEAWYVQTGQGMLRTINVAAEKGGYTMTDRGTYIKYEASMDGNPPLKILVEGDKILFNQYSAIPVNPAHCPKVKKDLADKFVNWMASPATQKTIGDFKLMGKALFTPNAE, from the coding sequence ATGCGGAAGCTGTTACTTGTTCTGGCTCTTGTGATGAGCCTGACCGGCGTTGCGTACGCCGAAGCACCGGTTCTTATGATGGCCACCACCACCAGCACCGACAACACCGGTCTGCTGGATGACCTTGCCCCCCAGTTTACCAAAGACACCGGCATTGAACTGCGCTGGACAGCTGTGGGCACGGGCAAAGCCCTGAAAATGGGTGAAAACTGCGACGTGGACATTCTGCTGGTACACGCCCCCGCAGCGGAAAAAGCCTTTGTTGATGCCGGTTTCGGCACTGCACGCACCCAGCTTATGTACAATGATTTTGTCATCATCGGCCCCGCCGCCGACCCCGCAGGGGTCAAAGGCATGACCGTGGCCGCGGCTCTGGGCAAGATAGCCGCGGATAATGCCGTATTTGTAAGCCGCGGCGACAACTCGGGCACCCATAAGATGGAAAAAAGCCTGTGGAAGCAGATCGAAGGCCCGTCCCCTGAAAAAGAAGCATGGTATGTGCAGACCGGACAGGGCATGCTGCGCACCATCAACGTGGCTGCCGAAAAAGGCGGGTACACCATGACCGACCGCGGCACCTACATCAAATACGAAGCCTCCATGGACGGCAACCCGCCGCTGAAGATTCTGGTGGAAGGCGACAAAATTCTCTTCAACCAGTACAGCGCCATTCCGGTCAACCCCGCCCATTGCCCCAAGGTGAAAAAAGACCTTGCAGACAAGTTCGTCAACTGGATGGCCAGCCCCGCCACCCAGAAAACCATCGGTGACTTCAAGCTGATGGGCAAGGCGCTGTTCACCCCCAACGCCGAATAA
- a CDS encoding ABC transporter permease: MSFILDGMTQAFGLLMDGNPETWSAVYATVAVTTMSVAASVILGAPLGFLLGYCSFPGKRALRMLADTLLSFPTVVIGLIVYALLSSRGPLGGAGLLFTLPGVAIGQTLLGLPMVIALTANAVEYADTRLRDTLLTLGASGGQVLRAMLWEVRYHLLLAAVAAYGRIVSEVGISMMVGGNIKWHTRTITTAIALETGKGEFAMGIALGVVLMVIAFLVNLSLSGLKRRAVIR, encoded by the coding sequence ATGAGCTTTATTCTGGACGGAATGACACAGGCATTCGGCCTGCTGATGGACGGCAATCCCGAAACATGGTCAGCCGTCTACGCCACAGTGGCGGTAACCACCATGTCTGTGGCGGCCAGCGTTATTCTGGGCGCGCCGCTGGGTTTTCTGCTGGGATACTGTTCATTCCCGGGCAAGCGGGCGCTGCGCATGCTTGCGGACACACTGCTTTCTTTTCCCACCGTGGTCATAGGGCTTATCGTCTATGCCCTGCTGTCCAGCAGAGGACCGCTGGGCGGGGCGGGGCTGCTGTTCACCCTGCCGGGGGTGGCCATAGGTCAGACCCTGCTGGGACTGCCCATGGTCATAGCGCTGACCGCCAATGCCGTGGAATACGCCGACACCCGCCTGCGTGACACGCTGCTCACGCTCGGGGCTTCGGGCGGACAGGTGCTGCGGGCCATGCTGTGGGAAGTGCGTTATCATCTGCTGCTTGCCGCTGTGGCCGCTTACGGACGCATTGTGTCCGAGGTGGGCATATCCATGATGGTGGGCGGCAACATAAAGTGGCACACCCGCACCATAACCACGGCCATTGCGCTGGAAACAGGCAAAGGCGAGTTCGCCATGGGCATTGCACTGGGCGTGGTGCTGATGGTCATAGCCTTTCTGGTCAACCTTTCTCTTTCCGGTCTTAAACGCAGGGCGGTGATACGATGA
- a CDS encoding ABC transporter ATP-binding protein, whose protein sequence is MNPADHDTAPLYSLRNVTQQYTGNDGARHTALDIAGLDIAQGEILGVAGANGSGKSTLMRLLAFLEPPASGSLFFDGSDACAAGTAVRRQVTLLTQEPYLLHRSVAANIAYGLRARGEDASHSRLAEALQRVRLDPDDFLRRPWFRLSGGEAQRVALAARLVLRPRVLLLDEPTASLDEDSSTAVRHAVLTERRERGTTLVIVSHDHGWLRDVTDRIIRISKGRME, encoded by the coding sequence ATGAACCCGGCTGACCATGACACGGCGCCGCTGTACAGTCTGCGCAACGTGACCCAGCAGTACACGGGCAACGACGGCGCGCGGCATACGGCGCTGGATATTGCCGGACTGGACATAGCGCAGGGAGAAATACTGGGCGTGGCCGGTGCCAACGGCAGCGGCAAGTCCACGCTTATGCGGCTGCTGGCTTTTCTGGAGCCTCCGGCCTCCGGCTCTCTTTTTTTTGACGGAAGCGACGCGTGCGCCGCGGGCACGGCCGTACGGCGGCAGGTAACCCTGCTGACACAGGAACCCTATCTGCTGCACCGCAGCGTGGCCGCAAACATTGCATACGGCCTGCGAGCCCGCGGTGAAGACGCCTCGCACAGCCGCCTTGCAGAAGCACTGCAAAGGGTACGGCTCGACCCTGATGATTTTCTGCGGCGTCCATGGTTCCGGCTTTCCGGCGGCGAGGCACAGCGCGTGGCCCTTGCGGCACGGCTGGTCCTGCGCCCCCGTGTGCTTCTGCTGGACGAACCCACCGCCTCGCTTGATGAAGACAGTTCTACAGCGGTGCGCCACGCGGTGCTGACCGAACGCAGAGAACGCGGCACCACGCTGGTTATCGTATCGCATGACCACGGCTGGCTGCGCGATGTCACCGACCGCATTATCCGCATCAGCAAAGGCCGCATGGAATAA
- the glp gene encoding gephyrin-like molybdotransferase Glp, with amino-acid sequence MKTGFFNVLDVQSFIDRLRGFDHLPALQTPLDEAHGCVLAAPVVSPEDLPAADRSCMDGYAVRAADLFGTTEGNPAYLECTGTVSIERPADFSIAAGECAAIVTGALLPRGADAVVMVEHTQEMGAGTVEIRKSVAPHEHVMLRGEDAVQGQPALTAGTLLRAQEIGLLAALGVQTVHVHRRPRVGIFSTGDEVIPAHATPRPGQVRDVNSHALQAMARAAGAAVTCYGIVPDDEKALTAMLARTTAENDMVLLSGGSSVGTRDLTMAALDSLDGAAVINHGVAISPGKPLILASADGKGQRCAVWGLPGQVTSAQVVMFVLGIPFVHWLAGRRTPFDQSAWASRRAVLARNIASRQGREDYIRVRLHAEEDGRVTATPVTGKSGLLRTMLQAHGVVRIPAHSEGLDSGTQVDVLLFGGGY; translated from the coding sequence ATGAAAACAGGTTTTTTCAACGTGCTGGATGTGCAGAGCTTTATAGACCGCCTGCGCGGATTCGACCATCTGCCCGCGCTGCAGACCCCGCTTGACGAAGCCCACGGCTGCGTGCTGGCCGCGCCTGTGGTTTCGCCCGAAGACCTGCCGGCGGCAGACCGTTCGTGCATGGACGGCTATGCCGTGCGCGCCGCGGACCTTTTCGGCACCACCGAAGGCAACCCCGCCTACCTTGAATGTACGGGCACCGTCAGCATCGAACGCCCCGCAGATTTCAGCATAGCCGCCGGAGAATGCGCTGCCATAGTCACCGGCGCGCTGCTGCCCCGGGGAGCCGATGCCGTGGTGATGGTGGAGCACACGCAGGAAATGGGCGCGGGCACCGTTGAAATACGCAAATCCGTGGCGCCGCACGAACACGTCATGCTGCGGGGCGAAGATGCCGTGCAGGGGCAACCGGCGCTGACCGCCGGTACGCTGCTGCGCGCGCAGGAAATAGGCCTGCTCGCCGCGCTGGGAGTGCAGACGGTGCATGTGCACCGCCGGCCGCGCGTGGGCATTTTTTCCACCGGAGACGAAGTTATTCCGGCCCATGCCACGCCGCGCCCCGGACAGGTGCGCGATGTGAACAGCCACGCGCTGCAGGCCATGGCCCGTGCCGCAGGAGCCGCCGTAACCTGTTACGGCATTGTGCCGGACGACGAAAAGGCACTGACCGCCATGCTGGCGCGCACCACGGCGGAAAACGACATGGTCCTTCTTTCCGGCGGCAGTTCTGTGGGCACCCGCGACCTGACCATGGCCGCCCTTGATTCGCTGGACGGAGCCGCTGTCATCAACCACGGCGTTGCCATAAGCCCCGGCAAGCCGCTCATACTGGCCTCTGCAGACGGCAAAGGTCAGCGCTGCGCCGTCTGGGGGCTGCCCGGGCAGGTCACCTCGGCGCAGGTTGTCATGTTTGTACTGGGCATCCCTTTTGTTCACTGGCTGGCGGGCAGACGCACGCCGTTTGACCAGTCGGCATGGGCTTCGCGGCGGGCGGTGCTGGCGCGCAACATTGCTTCCAGACAGGGGCGCGAAGACTACATCCGCGTACGGCTGCATGCAGAAGAGGACGGGCGGGTCACGGCCACTCCGGTCACAGGCAAGTCCGGACTGCTGCGCACCATGCTGCAGGCACACGGTGTCGTGCGCATACCGGCACACAGCGAAGGGCTGGACAGCGGTACGCAAGTGGATGTGCTGCTTTTCGGAGGCGGATACTGA
- a CDS encoding TIGR00282 family metallophosphoesterase translates to MRILMLGDVVGKPGRLALREHLPPLISRCGADFTVVNGENASGGIGLTGEGFSALAAAGADVVTSGNHIWKHKEIYAVLGREERLIRPANYPAGAPGNGLTVRQSADGHKIAVINLLGRTFMEAVDCPFQCAETLLASLPGDVVIRLLDFHAEATSEKKAMGWYLDGRITVLGGTHTHVQTNDAQILPQGTAYMTDLGMCGVESSVLGMDHACIVEKMVTRLPRRFVPAKGRGGLNGLLTELDPATGKAVQVEIIRIEP, encoded by the coding sequence ATGCGTATACTCATGCTGGGCGACGTGGTGGGCAAGCCGGGCAGACTGGCCCTGCGCGAACATCTGCCGCCGCTGATCAGCCGGTGCGGTGCAGACTTCACCGTGGTCAACGGAGAAAACGCCTCCGGCGGCATCGGCCTTACCGGCGAAGGTTTTTCGGCACTTGCCGCGGCCGGTGCCGATGTGGTCACATCGGGCAACCACATATGGAAACACAAAGAAATTTATGCAGTGCTGGGCCGTGAGGAGCGCCTCATACGTCCCGCCAACTATCCTGCAGGCGCTCCGGGCAACGGGCTGACCGTCCGGCAGAGCGCGGACGGGCACAAAATAGCCGTCATCAACCTGCTGGGCAGAACATTCATGGAAGCTGTGGACTGCCCTTTTCAGTGCGCAGAGACGCTGCTGGCATCGCTGCCCGGCGATGTCGTCATACGCCTGCTGGACTTTCACGCCGAGGCCACCAGTGAAAAAAAAGCCATGGGCTGGTATCTGGACGGCCGCATAACCGTGCTGGGCGGCACGCATACCCATGTGCAGACCAACGACGCACAGATTCTGCCGCAGGGCACCGCATATATGACCGACCTTGGCATGTGCGGCGTGGAAAGCTCTGTTCTGGGTATGGATCATGCCTGCATTGTGGAAAAAATGGTCACCAGGCTGCCCCGCCGGTTTGTACCGGCCAAGGGCCGCGGCGGTCTGAACGGACTGCTGACGGAACTGGACCCCGCCACAGGCAAAGCCGTGCAGGTTGAAATTATACGCATTGAACCGTAA
- the tyrS gene encoding tyrosine--tRNA ligase has protein sequence MDMDQQLKTILRGSAEFIDEEELKKKLAKGRPLRVKAGFDPTAPDLHLGHTVLIHKLRHFQELGHTVIFLIGDFTGMIGDPSGRSETRPPLTREQVLQNAETYKKQVFKILDPEKTEVRFNSEWMDKFGAADFIRLASRYTVARMLERDDFEKRYRSNMTISIHEFLYPLVQGYDSVALEADVELGGTDQKFNLLVGRHLQSQEGQEPQCVLTVPILEGLDSVKKMSKSLGNYVGIDEPPADMFGKLMSVSDELMWRYYELITTKTLDEIAELQRRVESGELHPKTAKEELAEHITAQYHGSDKAAEARQGFNAVFAQGCVPDDMPEFSCSCGEDSTPPAFLADSGLAGSRGEAKRLIKQGALSLDGEKLDDPNTPLTAGEYVVRLGKKRFLRLIVR, from the coding sequence ATGGACATGGATCAACAACTCAAGACGATTCTGCGCGGCAGTGCGGAGTTCATCGATGAAGAAGAACTGAAAAAGAAGCTTGCCAAAGGCAGACCGCTGCGCGTCAAAGCCGGATTCGACCCCACCGCGCCCGACCTGCATCTGGGACACACCGTCCTTATTCACAAGCTGCGTCATTTTCAGGAGCTGGGCCACACGGTCATCTTTCTCATCGGCGACTTCACCGGCATGATCGGCGACCCTTCGGGCCGTTCCGAAACCCGCCCGCCGCTCACCCGCGAACAGGTTCTGCAGAACGCCGAGACCTATAAAAAACAGGTCTTCAAAATTCTGGATCCTGAAAAAACCGAGGTGCGGTTCAACTCCGAATGGATGGACAAATTCGGCGCAGCCGATTTCATCCGTCTTGCTTCGCGATATACCGTTGCCCGCATGCTGGAACGCGACGACTTTGAAAAGCGCTATCGCAGCAACATGACCATTTCCATCCATGAATTTCTGTATCCCCTCGTGCAGGGCTATGACTCCGTGGCGCTTGAAGCCGATGTGGAACTGGGCGGCACCGACCAGAAATTCAACCTGCTGGTGGGCAGACATCTGCAGAGCCAGGAAGGTCAGGAACCGCAGTGCGTGCTCACTGTGCCCATCCTCGAAGGGCTTGACAGCGTCAAAAAGATGTCAAAGTCGCTGGGCAACTATGTGGGCATAGATGAACCGCCCGCCGACATGTTCGGCAAGCTCATGTCCGTTTCCGACGAGCTGATGTGGCGCTATTACGAACTTATCACCACCAAAACGCTGGACGAAATTGCCGAGCTGCAGCGCAGGGTGGAAAGCGGCGAGCTGCATCCCAAAACAGCCAAGGAAGAGCTGGCCGAACACATCACCGCGCAGTACCACGGCAGCGATAAAGCCGCCGAAGCGCGTCAGGGCTTCAATGCCGTGTTTGCGCAGGGCTGTGTGCCCGACGACATGCCCGAGTTCTCGTGTTCCTGCGGCGAAGACAGCACTCCGCCGGCGTTTCTGGCCGATTCCGGGCTTGCCGGTTCACGCGGCGAGGCAAAACGCCTCATCAAACAGGGAGCCCTTTCGCTGGACGGCGAAAAACTGGACGACCCCAACACGCCCCTGACTGCCGGCGAGTATGTCGTGCGGCTGGGTAAAAAACGTTTCCTCAGACTTATTGTGCGCTGA